The genome window TTTTCCAGCTGGTTGTAATACGCATGGACAAGGTTGGAAAAGTGTGAACATCTTTAAGTGACACATTTTATAACATATGAGGTgaaattactattattaaagGATCTCAgtaatttaagtaaaaaaagttaaacatataTTATAAAGATTCATTGTACAGGTAGGGATTGAAATTGATTACTTTCATTAATCTTGATGAGATGGATTAGAGTTAATAATGAGCTAAACTTCTTCAAACGTTCATAAATCTGAGTATTAGAAAAGACTAACAAGAAATTACCTTTAATATGACATTACAAGCCTACAGAAAGTGATGTTGACTTGGTTTGCCgttctgtaaaaacacaaaatcttaccaaattgttttggtctagtttccacTACAAATGTCTTAGCTCACTTGAAATATGACAtcaacaagtaactttttagcatcaaataagagtttgtttaaagtgaataattcctcaaaattggttttaaaaaaagtactagatccactggcagattatttcagttaaaactCGTACATTTTtgccaatattaaggaatcatttgcttaaaagaaactcctccatcttgctgaaaagttagatTTGTCTATTTCAagtctactaagatatttgtattaGAAACTGGACTAAAAATGGTGGAAATTGGTGCATTTGCAGTGTGAGGTgatggatttctgtttttattatcctgctgttttttcaaaatcaaaactaaactgcAGTGTTTCACACATGGCGATCATGAAAACGGAATGGATGACTAGCATGTAGGCTAACATGTAGACTTgatcacattttgaaaacctcTGAGCTTCACTGAATatcaagttttatattttgtcgtTTATTATGTAATGATTGATTGgaacatgtcatgtttatttcaaagctgATTGAGAGTAATATTtgcttttgattaatattttaaatgttgtggcaCAGTTTGAGTCTTTTGCTaagaaaatgtgtcactttgacTTTAAGTCCTGCTGTTCAGCCTCTTGTGTTCACAAATGTATCAAAGCAAtcaagaaaaacagtaaaagcaaaGAATAATGGGTGATGAAAGAGGTCTGTGTCTTTAATAAAAAGAATCACATTGGTTAAAATTTTAccatagttttcttttaaatgtgttttaaaaatctgaattgttttcatttaattaggTGAATTTCTGTGAGTTGAAATTTTTGGTTgtaattttgcatttacaacaaatgcaaatGCACTTTACCACCCAACACTGtaatattgttctttttcaaaataaaagaagcaaaccATTTTCTGTTGGTAGAGCTTCATTTTCACAGCTCATCAATAAACATAATGATTCTAGTCTATAGTCAAAGGCAGATGTGAATTCTTGTAAACAGGAAACCAAAcagttttctcttaaaaaaacatcaatctgAAAACAAGGACGAGTCGctcttttttcagaaaattaagttttttttcatcaagTTTGCAATCAAGTTTTCTCTTGAGCAAAACTCACTGCAAGTGTTGCACCcttaaaaagaactaaaaatctCAAAGGTCTTCGCTTTTGTGcaactttattaaacaaaatccacGGTTCGAGCATACAGCGGTTTGTTCAGTTGATATTTTTCCTatagttttctctcttttcgtATATATCCCCAGGTCATGAACTTTCAACTATCATCATGCATTGTGTCCTTCTTAAAGGGCATTTCATGACAGAAATCTATGACAGaaatctatgaaataaaaaataataaagtagtttGAGCACATATTTAGTCATAAACCAAATGAATTGTTCGAACTAAATACTAAATCAAATGAATGCTTGcccaataaaataattataccTATTAATTTAACATGATCACGTTCTTAACATATTTCCAGGGCTCTACACAAGCTTGTGCACTGCAAAACTAGAACATTTCCCAATTATTTTTAGTGTATTTTCTACTGCAAATCGCTCAGCTCATTTGagataaagcaaaactaagTTAGAAGGAACTTTGAGGCAAAATATGTTAActgcttgttttgagtcaatttCTTAATAtcgatgaaaaagttctagtttcatttGCTGATTAGTCAAGTTATTATAgggagaaatgttttgttattaatgaaataatatgtCAATGCAACAAAAACTCTTTTCAAGTTTCTTTAGAACGATGAGATGTTAAAGTTTCTCTGTATACAGATGACAGCACAGATCAGATTCTGTTCTGTGATTGGTGGCTTTCTTTCTAGCAGGAAGTTGTACACAgtgtttaaaagctgctgcaggactgcagacattcacaggaagctggaccagcaatggctctgctgaaggttctgctgctgctgctgggactGGGTGAGTTGGAGACACTGGAAACACTTCCACTGGTTCCAGTgaggctgctgctctctgtgatTCACAAACTTCcctctgattctgtttcagaCTGAAACTTCTTTGCATATAAACTGTGATGCTTTATAATCTTTAactgtttattctttttctgttcCAGCTGCCATGTTTGCACCTGATTTCTGAGTaaagtcctcctttttcttcttcaggtgtttcagtgaactcagatgtttctctgcagaagagAATCATTGGAGGTCAAAACTGCCATGACACGGAGCGTCTTTATCATGTTCGGCTGGAGAGCAGCAATGGTACTCATATGAAGCGCTGTGGAGGATCTCTGATCCACCCTGAGTGGATCctgactgcagctcactgctggAAGTCAGAGCCAGGATGGtaggaaagaaacataaagacagttttatctgcagatgatcAGGTTTTCTGTCCGTTCATTATCATCTAATATTTTCTGCAGGACTAATGTAGCAATGGTAAAAGTTCATCCACGGACTGCTGGCGAGCAGCGACAGATGATCCAACAATCTCCTGTGATTTATATTATCCACCGCCAGAAGCATGACATCATGTTACTGAAACTTCAGACACCAGTAACAGATGTCCCAGTTGCTCGGCTACCAGACTGCAGGTATCGTcttaaaaagtaagtttttctctgatcaaaaacatgacttcaggttttctgtctccactcctccagtcctgctgcctctgcttcagcacacctgagtcaggtaatcaggaaaccagcagaaccagaacctgtttagctcaggtgtgttggaccagagacacaTGTAAAGGACGCAGGACACACTGAGGACTGGAGGTGGACACTCCTGTGTCAGTGGATGAagttcagatttcttttctgttctttcattgttcttcataataattaattttctacattgttatcgtgtatttttacattttattcttgtgttttagAGGCGATGTTGTTCAGCTGGCAGGAGAGGCAGCAACAACAGCCGGCCCCAATAATCAGCGAGGTGAGATAAATATTgaagttatgagaataaaatctttgtttctgtctctacagagaaggttgatttaagaacatttttatgactCTCATGTTTCTCTACAGTAATCAGTGCTGCTATTCCAGCACACCTTCAATGTGTCGACATGGAAGTTGTTGGTGTTTACCTCTTCTTGCCGTTAAGTGGGTCTATATTCCATGTTAAAGCTCCGAACAAGGATGTATGCAATGTAAGTTTGTTTCTTGAATATCTCTCTGCAGCGATTAGAAGACTTTTCTGCTTaacaacttaaataaatatattgatatacATTTTTCTACAGGGCGACTCTGGTGGAGCAGCGATGCTCGGTGACAAGATTTATGGTGTGATTTCTTTTGGTGGAGTATACTACGCATGTCAGAGACCTGCTACAATCTTGGATGTGTGTGAATACAAGGGCTGGATTAGAAGAAAAACTGGGCTTAAATAAActatcatgaaataaaattctcattAAATTTCCTCTcacatataattttataattgtatCTTCATCAGTTTGATCCACATCTTAGTagaattagaataaataaatatatttgtttttctcacctgatCTTGACCTCCATAATGGAGCTTTCTCTGCacatcagaaatgaaaaataaatcaataaatgcatgaaaaagaaacatttcctggttGATCGTCTTTATATTCATGGTTCAATTTGTTCAGTTGATATTTTCCCTGAACTGAGTCTAAAAACGTTTCATGGGTTTTACATCACATGAGGAGGAACAtcagaagtaatttatttattcagtttttgtctttattttacatcagaaatgaacatgcagcatctaaactctgcagctctggagttaCTCTTCCTGATTTATTTCTAGAGAACTTTAAACTGCAACAGGACCAAAGAGCTGtgcacaaaaataatgaaacagaagtcacataatacatttaacaaataataaaatcctattaatttaaaataacacatttttaataaagatacatgaaataaaaagttaaataattaaaaacaatttaaaagtaaaaatctggaatgaaagaagttttaaggaaatatttaaaaacaggtaaaactaataaacatgtttattatgtaaaacttCTCAGAAAATACAATGTGGTTTTCAGAAGTTTAAACATGACAGAAGTTCTTTGTAAATTTTATCGTaacatctggaaaaagaaaaaaagatgtctgTAATAGGGGTTGCACCGACTACCCGACTAGTCAGTTCTTTACAATGTCTTTTTACGAGGCCAGTCGACTAGTCGCAATCACGtgacaaaactaattttttcaagaaaatgaaataaggCCAACTAGATGAGTTTGTCAGACATCTcaatttgtagaaaaatgtaaataatttaccaaagagaaacagaaaattccAGCAAGAGCTGCAGGAATAGGGGCATTGTGTGGTGCATTGCATGGCGCAGTGCTTAGGGCGGCGCCTCACATACAGAGACTGTAGACCGAAGTGGTCTAGAGACCGACTCCTGTCCTCGGgtattttggcccattcctcaCTGCCCCACTTCCCTcttcctgccacttcctgtcggAACACAACTTcaaattaacacatttataaatgaaagttcacaattattcaaagtaaataaaacacctTCATAATCccaaatattctgaaaaatatttagttaatccATTCTTAGATAATATTCATATTCTAACCAAACTCTTAAAGACCTTTACACAATCAGTACATTATATAACATATGAGGTgaaattactattattaaagGATCTCAgtaatttaagtaaaaaaagttaaacatataTTACAAAGATTCATTGTACAGGTAGGGATTGAAACTGATTACTTTCATTAATCTTGATGAAATGGATTAGAGTTAATAATGAGCTAAACTTCTTCAAACGTTCATAAATCTGAGTATTAGAAAAGACTAACAAGAAATTACCTTTAATATGACATTACAAGCCTACAGAAAGTGATGTTGACTTGGTTTACTgttctgtaaaaacacaaaatcttaccaaattgttttggtctagtttccagtgcaaatgtcttagctcacttgaaatatgacatcaacaagtaactttttagcatcaaataagagtttgtttaaagtgaataattcctcaaaattggttttaaaaaaagtactagatccactggcagattatttcagttaaaactCGTACATTTTtgccaatattaaggaatcatttgcttaaaagaaactcctccatcttgctgaaaagttagatTTGTCTATTTCAagtctactaagatatttgtattaGAAACTGGACTAAAAATGGTGGAAATTGGTGCATTTGCAGTGTGAGGTgatggatttctgtttttattatcctgctgttttttcaaaatcaaaactaaactgcAGTGTTTCACACATGGCGATCATGAAAACGGAATGGATGACTAGCATGTAGGCTAACATGTAGACTTgatcacattttgaaaacctcTGAGCTTCACTGAATatcaagttttatattttgtcgtTTATTATGTAATGATTGATTGgaacatgtcatgtttatttcaaagctgATTGAGAGTAACATTtgcttttgattaatattttaaatgttgtggcaCAGTTTGAGTCTTTTGCTaagaaaatgtgtcactttgacTTTAAGTCCTGCTGTTCAGCCTCTTGTGTTCACAAATGTATCAAAGCAAtcaagaaaaacagtaaaagcaaaGAATCATGGGTGATGAAAGAGGTCTGTGTCTTTATTAAAAAGAATCACATTGGTTAAAATTTTAccatagttttcttttaaatgtgttttaaaaatctgaattgttttcatttaattaggTGAATTTCTGTGAGTTGAAATTTTTTGTAgtaattttgcatttacaacaaatgcaaaaGCTCTTCACCACCCAACACTGtaatattgttctttttcaaTATAAAAGAAGCAAACCCTTTTCTGTATATAGAGGATCATTTTCACAGCTCATTAATAAACATAATGATTCTAGTCTTTAGTCAAAGGCAGATGTGAATTCTTGTATATTGGAAaccaaacagatttttcttaaaacaaggaCGAGTCGCTCTTTCTTCagataattagttttttttttcatcatgttgCAATCAAGTTTTCTCTTTAGCAAAACTCACTGCAAGcttgtgcactgcaaaaacagaacatttcccAATTATTTTTAGTCTATTTTCTACTGCAAATCTCTCAGTTAATTTTagataaagcaaaactaacttacaaggaaCTTTGAGGCAAAATATGTTAgctgcttgtt of Xiphophorus couchianus chromosome 4, X_couchianus-1.0, whole genome shotgun sequence contains these proteins:
- the LOC114143480 gene encoding cationic trypsin-like → MALLKVLLLLLGLGVSVNSDVSLQKRIIGGQNCHDTERLYHVRLESSNGTHMKRCGGSLIHPEWILTAAHCWKSEPGWTNVAMVKVHPRTAGEQRQMIQQSPVIYIIHRQKHDIMLLKLQTPVTDVPVARLPDCRYRLKKGDVVQLAGEAATTAGPNNQRVISAAIPAHLQCVDMEVVGVYLFLPLSGSIFHVKAPNKDVCNGDSGGAAMLGDKIYGVISFGGVYYACQRPATILDVCEYKGWIRRKTGLK